In Setaria italica strain Yugu1 chromosome IX, Setaria_italica_v2.0, whole genome shotgun sequence, the genomic stretch gtcagaccggtccagGAAGGGTGGCACACCAAGTGCTGCTTGAGTCCCTCCTTGACTTCTAGCATCAACCAAGCTTGGAGAGTGACTTCTGTAGATGATTTCCAATAGGGCAAAGAAGTTCCTacacacaagacaagcacacccaagtagatcgaagcGAAAGCAAAACTGATTTGCTAGAAACCAACAAATGAGACACACCAAAGAAGATacgaggatttgtttatccgaagttcagattcaccgcAAATGAAttctacgtctccgttgaggagcctatTGGAATATAAGTCATTTTCAACTCCCTTTCCAACAAgccgggtctctttcaaccactttcctcATCTTCACTAGATGATCTTTTTTccttgcggaggcaagatcACAGTCCTCACAAACTTGTTGCTGCTCACtacaccttgggagctagccggcgacgcctagccatctaggaggcacacctccaagagtaacaaatgcttcaaaggcTTTCTCGACgtgaaccacaagtgctcaagttATGAATTGCTCTTTTCAGCTCACTAAGCTCACACAAGATTACTCCCTCAACCCAACtcaaagatttctcaagaatcactcaagtctcacaaagagaggttggggagagcttttcTGGTCACTAGATGATGTCAAATGCGTGTGTAACCAACGATCCACCAAGGAGGGGGtcaaggggtataaataccctcACAAActagaaactagccgttagagcTGCTCAAACCGGTTAGACTGGTTACTAAACTGGTCAAACTGATcttgtttgaaaaactagccgttgccctTAGATCGGTCAGACTGGTCTGCCAAACCGGTACCGGTTTGGTTGAGTTAGCCAAAAAACTCTCAAACACTCACTCTCGGTCCACCCACTGGTTGAACCAACCATTGTTAGCTGAGTTAGGACAGTTAGCATACTCGAGGGTTTTCTTAAGGCTATctcacataggtcaactaagagcacttttggtgttgtcagTTAGCTAATATTGCATCACTCGTACgacatacctatactcaagaataaatataaacactataTCATCCACTTGAACTTGTAAGTATTCATCCATACCATACTTTGATCAATAGTCACTTGAGGGCTCTCAACATAGCTATCAtattgagcacatccatcttgagctagtgaTTTAAGATTTTCCCTCGTTCATGATTAGATATACTATAATCTttaagtcactccattttatcaatcacaatagacttgatgcattgcattgcttccctcggtGAGGCTTAGATATGATACTTCGAAACTCCCTggatactagccacttcaccttagcaaaatgcaCATAGTTCAAGCCGTTGCTTGACCAAAGCTTGCTTATTTTCTCGCTCTAGTAcctcgcttgatttcttcacctattcttgccactttgagtttagctttgaTTTTGACACCAACAATGAAATTccatttgaaatcctcttcaaatgcttattcttgattgataaagaatGATTCATGAATTGCAAACTTCCAATAACAAGACCAATATATAACACATAAGCTCATGTCTTTTTATCATATgcacatgaagtcttgcaatatCCATTTATGAATATCACTGTTCTTTTCTTAATGATCCCTTTACTTATCGATCAAGCTATCACATGATTTGGAGACTTATACATTAACCACAAAACATAACCCCAAGTTTTACTTCACCCTTGCTTGTCATTAATCATGTAATTGCATCACGGGATCACGTACGCTTGATTTTCTTTATTGTGAGCCATATAATACATATTCAACTTATGAGATAATATcacatcataaatatgagaataaaacCCTACTCATAATCTTAAGCAAACAAATTAGTCCTTTAATcattttgtcattcaattcaccaaaacccacttaggggcctagatgcactttgAGAAGGTCCGGTTCAAGAGTTATGACTTTTTAAAGTTTTTGGACCCTCCTGCACGTGGATGACATCACCAACTCTAgcgagagcaactccaaaagaccCCTCAAAACctcccaaaaaggaaaaaaaagggaaaataccGCTCCAACAGCTCCCCATTCCTCGTTGAAAAAATACGGGGACTCCAATCCTACCTCCCTCGCGACACATTTTTGCGCGGCGCGTCTCCCCTCCCTAATTGCCCCCGAGGCACTCTTCCCGTGCGATTCATCCTTTCTCGCGGAGGAACTCCTCTCATTTTGACCGCTCGCGCTAGTTCGTGGGAGGCGGAAGGTCTGTGGCGGCGGTACTGGTGGCGTGAGAGGGATGCAGATGCAACCGAGGTAGGGTAGGGCTGCTAGGGCCGCAGGCGGTGCTGGGGGCGCGCGCGGGAGGAAGGCGAGGGAGGGGagaagcacggcggcggcggcggcctcgatgCGGTCTGAGGCGACGGCGGAAAGGGGCACGTGCTCGACCGCGGCCACGCCAACGAGGCCCTCCTGCTCCAGCGAGGGGTCGTCGAggcggacgaggcggaggtcgAGGTCCGCGGCAATGGCGACGTCGGTGGCGCGGTCCGTGGAGCCAAGGCAGAGCAGGAGCTGCTAGGGCTGCAGGTAGCGCTGGGCGGTGCACGGGAGGAAGgcaagggaggggaggagcacgACAGCGGCGGCCTCGACGCGGCTCGAGGCAATGGCGGAGAGGGCCATCCTAGCTGGTTCGGCTGGGGGCGGCCGGATCAGGAGCGACGGGAGAGAGAGTCAACGTGAGGGAGAAAGAAGAGATGAGTAATGAAGGGATATGGATGGTGATTGAATGGAGGATATCGGTAGGTGGGATTGCTGACAGCTAGGGTCCACACGTGCTAATGTGGCCAGTTTTGAAGCTCCGGAGAGTTTAGTATTCCTCTACCAAGAGCTGCTAGCTGATTATCTTTTGCCGGCATTATTAGAAAACTTAACATGCCACCTTACAAAATTTCTCTTAAACGCTTATACTGCCATTTCCTTTACCAGAGCTCCTCGCAGATTATCTTTCGCCGACTTTATTAGAAAGCGTAACATGCGTCACCTTACAAAACGACTAGGGAAACCGTTTCACAAGCAGAGCCCTGACTCAAACATGCGTGCCGACAGAAGCACTACGACTCCATACATCTAAGCTATACAATAATAAAAACAAAACGGGCTCATCACATTGCTAAGGTGAGGACGTTAGGTAGGCAACAGCTGATGAGAATTCCCAACAATAATTATTAAAACAAGATTATAGTCAGCATTTAGCCCCGCAGAGAGTTTCAGGATGATCTCCATCTTCGGCTTCTCCTCCGGTCCATCTTGAGCAAGGGCGCCCAGAGCTTCAGGTAAGCACCAGCTTGTGTATGATCACCAGCGGCGCCTTCTCAATCTTTGGATTCCTGCTTCTGCAGCTTctgtaaagtacaacaaaagaagtTAGCATGCAGCACTACGAAGCTACATAATTAAAAAAAGTATACAGTAGACAGATGTGACGAGTGGAACCaagctaaattttcaacacatTAAATTTTGGAGTAGGTTCAAAGATTGGACTACATGATTGGTGCGTTCTGGTGGAGGTTCACTTTGCAGTTAACTCTTAAACTTGAGCTATTGTAAATCAACTTTAATACTGCCATTGTACCACTACATGAAAGTAATCATCATATGGAATACCATTTATACAAGTAACAATTGTTCTGATGAATGCTGACAAACATTATTGATATTAGCTAGGCTAAAAAGGCCATCATTGACAAGATCAAACTAGTTTCAACTGCACCGCAAGTGACCAATACAGCAATCAATCAAAATTGGAAACGTACAATTGTAAAGCAGCACCACAACTATCACAAAACTCCGACCGCCAGCATGCAAGACAAGATCTAAGCCCCTAATCAGTGCATATTTCTATTGAATGTCAAATGTACTTGTGAAGATAATTAGGGAGTTGAAACGTGCATTCTTGTTCATGTTAACACAACATGGAGTTCAAGGTCAAGCTAGCAACTAACTGTTTCACAAGCGAGCAGTGCAGCAACTAATCATCAATTAGGAGTTAACAACTAACTCACTGATTCCAAATATGTGGCACAGAAATTACAAAATTTGACCAATAGTACCTCTGTTTCTCCCTTCAGTGCACATATCTATCCGAGAAACAAAGATACTTACACATACCTGCTTTATGGCCTTCTTATCAGCCTCATTGACGCCAATCATGCTGAAATACTCATCGTCGCTCATATGTTTAGTGCCACACCGGCCAGCAAATTCTTCGTGATTCCAGTCCGAAAATTCATTAAGACCCATACAGAAATGAAACTCTAATTCGTCAGCCACAGCATTAGTGACATCAACGAACCTTGCCACAGCCTTAAATATTTTAAACCGcctcgccttctcctcctcgtcttGGTATGTCCGGCCATACTGCTTCATCCAGTCCTCAAACCTTGCTCTCATGGCTTCATCATTCTTCATGCCCTCCTGATCCAAAGCCACCTCATCGATGGGATTCTTACCGGGCAATGCTTTGTTGTAAGATGCCATCTCGCGTAACATGTCTTTTGAAGCCTGCATGTAACGGAGGTACGCGTCTGTTCTCATGGAGGGGTCCTCCTCCGTCCTGGCTTCAGCTTCTGTGTCCTCATCCATCCTGGCTTTGTCTACAAGAAAGAAGCCGTGATGGTTGTGGGCTACGTAACATGCAGGAATGCTGAAGGCAAGATATTTAAAGGCTATTTAACATGCAGCAAGTATGAACATGTGACATTTGGAGGCTATGCAATATGCAGTAGAGACAAGACATCTTTAGGCAACTTCATACCTGACTCATCTGTATCAATCATATTCGAAATTCCGGCAAATACAGAGAAAGCGGCAGCAATTAGAGCAGCAGGAGAGCCATGAGCATGTTCGATCACAAGATCCCTCTGCGCCACGAGAAGCAATGTGAACCACGAGtacagaaggtttggatagagCCGAGACAAACGAAAATTACCAAGCTGTGGAAACGCCGTGCTCCACTCCCCAACCCCATCGACGCCTGGACAACGATCCCCGGCAAGAAGTAACCAGCCCGGGCACGAATGCTCTGCGCCGTCTGGGTTGCCGCCTAGAGAAATTGATCAAGAACGAAAAACGCGTTAATACGTGCCTGCGATTGAGACACCACGGAAACAGAGCTAGATTCGAAATTTACCAGGTTGTGAAGGCCACGGGATCCCGGAATACGTGAaatgaccgccgccgccagaaagGGCTGGGCATCCACATGGTACGCCAGGTTCCTCTGTGCCACCAGTGAATTATGAGCCGCGAGAGAAGAGATCATGCATAGATCTGTCATGAAAAACGAAAATTAAACGCGCTACCAGGCCGTGTAGAGCAGCAgcctcgctccccgccgccAACCCTAGGCCCCCCTGGACAGCAATCCCCGGCGAGGAGGAACAGGTCCGGGCACGGGTGGCCCCGCGAACCAGAGAGCACAGCGACCGCAGAGCCATGCTAAccactccgccaccgccgccgccgccgccgaatccTCCTCTTCTCGCCGCCTCGATTACCCACCGgtagccgccgccgaagccctcgctcttcttctccctcgaaCTTCTAGGGCTCTGAAAAGGATGCGGCCACTATATAAGGACGCCCTGAAAAGGCCGTGCACCAGCCTAGTTTATATGCAATGCGGCCCATGCTTCCTCAGATCGGCTCACATGCACCGGTGGTCATGACCGTCAGAGTCCTCGAACCGTTTTTTTAAGGATGAAGAGACTTAGGTCAGTCCTAAACTCCTAAGATTGTTTATGTGGTGTTTTGGAAATATAAAAATGAAACATCCATTGAGAAATAGTATTATTGCAGTTTTTTTAACGAATCATACAGTACAGAcgcagacgctcacatacacgcacgcacactcgtCTTTACGAACACATgcacgcaaccctacccctatgaACACCTCCAAAAGACTGagccggcaaatcctcgagattgatgaagtcaccgcTAGCGCCTCGCTGTCATGGGGCAtgtcgcctaccactgaaagaatagagCCACACTGGTGGAAAATGGggctttagtcttggttggagAGAGTCATATCTCAAGATaaaacaaccgggactaactattcAGAACTAAAGGAACTTTAGTCTCGGGTCaatcaaccggaactaaagaccttttttctttttaccttaatttcttttccatattaatgctaattgttgcttcgcTTACACACATCTATACGTATACATcttagcgtacactacttacacgtatacgctTGTATTGTATGtatgtcgtatatatatttcatgatagtatatgcataatattaattataactattATATATGTAGTTTATACACattagtatttatacaattactatatatataattaattgTCCTCataattcttaggatcctccgtGGCCCGTGGGTTccgatttttttcttttcattttctttttttcctccgtTCAATCATTTTGTACACATGTGGATATTATTTGCCTATAAATTTTGTGCATAAGTTGCCTAACAACATTTTCGTAATAGTTGTGGGAtaaattgtatatatattataaaagtTGTGCTACAAAATTATCACGTAAGAAAATAATCATAAAGTTATACATGTAAGTTGTATGCACAAGTTATAACGTATAAGACATAAGTTTTCCTTTAGAAGTTGTATGTAGATATTTATACGTATAAGTTGCATATGTTATGAATGTTGTGCTAAAAATTATCCATCAAAAGTTTGTAGTATAAAGTTATGTGTAGAAGTACGTGCATAAGTTATGGTATTTCAAAAATAGAAAGCTACGGGAATCAAAACATTCCAATAAAGGAAAGttcggagggagggagggcgcTATCGGAGATCGAGCGCTGGGAGCTTCCCTAGCGTGCGCGTGCCCGTTAGCAGTCCCCGGCAGCCATTTGGATTGCAGCCGTAAAAACTGCCACAAGTTTGGCAAATGCATGAGGTAAGCATTTGGTTTGTAGCTAAATTTAATTATATAACCACCTCATGCTATGAACTGATTGTCTCTTTAGAAGTTTATATGAAATCGTTTCATTATTACAATCATTAACCTCGTAGTTATTTTTAGAGTTTATGTTAATTCTATCGTTGCCTGAATCCGGCCCAACCATCAGCTCTGCG encodes the following:
- the LOC111258432 gene encoding uncharacterized protein LOC111258432 → MPHDSEALAVTSSISRICRLSLLEVFIGVGLRACVRKDECACVYVSVCVCTSPRSSREKKSEGFGGGYRWVIEAARRGGFGGGGGGGGVVSMALRSLCSLRNLAYHVDAQPFLAAAVISRIPGSRGLHNLAATQTAQSIRARAGYFLPGIVVQASMGLGSGARRFHSLRDLVIEHAHGSPAALIAAAFSVFAGISNMIDTDESDKARMDEDTEAEARTEEDPSMRTDAYLRYMQASKDMLREMASYNKALPGKNPIDEVALDQEGMKNDEAMRARFEDWMKQYGRTYQDEEEKARRFKIFKAVARFVDVTNAVADELEFHFCMGLNEFSDWNHEEFAGRCGTKHMSDDEYFSMIGVNEADKKAIKQKLQKQESKD